Proteins from a single region of Lates calcarifer isolate ASB-BC8 linkage group LG19, TLL_Latcal_v3, whole genome shotgun sequence:
- the plk4 gene encoding serine/threonine-protein kinase PLK4, with product MSVSIGDKIEDFKVLTLLGKGSFACVYRAKSVKTGLEVAIKTIDKKAMHKAGMVQRVTNEVEIHCRLKHPSILELYNYFEDSNYVYLVVEMCHNGEMSRYLKERKMPFSEDEARHFMHQIVKGMLYLHTHGILHRDLTLSNLLLTSNMNIKIADFGLATQLKLPNEKHFTMCGTPNYISPEVATRSAHGLESDVWSLGCMFYAFLMGRPPFDTDTVKHTLSKVVLGEYEMPSHVSVEAQDLILILLQKDPAQRPSLSAVLDHPFMTQSLLVRTKELGLGDEGSMDSGIATISTACTSSTSASSSTRLQRRTKHMIGSALPNRMTPIPSLPRQPVSSCFEDGDQWQRQVLPDRFHREGRSRAVHGGESGQPHSRYLRRAHSSDRPGSCASGQGSSHELERCHSEETLNDVGRPIFPMSSSQHPFSEHGRLPSPPVKQSAHSGYSLSTQTAHPPNLQFQDLEGVTNWLNNDGSGQRPADSSTHSSSSSSFHSSRGPLGVHNSWTDKPTGRVVNPHHNQHHLHHHLSSNPDSYRENIPGAEFQPPLGRELKLPSAKPSAEKERKTLRDIVPPLCASRLKPIRQKTKNAVVSILDTGEVCMELLKCQSGQERVKEVLRISCDGSMVTIYQPNNGKGFPVLDCPPAPPEDILICSYEDLPEKYWKKYQYASKFVQLVKSKTPKVTLYTKYAKIMLMENSPNADLEVCFYDGAKTHKTSELVRVVEKSGKSYTVKGEVGLSGLSPESRLYVELSDEGHSMCLSLEAAITAEEQRSTKNVPFFPITIGRRPANPDSPCSSSLPSHPAPPDAASPPQPPQIAPSMISYDGSDFTTASLSKKSSPVRQDLVQSTGKVVKSIFVPNVGWASQLTSGEVWVQFNDGSQLVVQAGVSCITYTSPEGKITRYKENEKLPEHVKEKLHCLSTILGLLANPTAHHLQPH from the exons ATGAGTGTTTCGATCGGAGATAAAATTGAG GATTTTAAGGTCCTCACCCTCCTTGGCAAGGGCTCCTTTGCATGTGTTTACCGGGCAAAATCAGTGAAGACTGGTCTGGAGGTTGCGATCAAAACG ATTGACAAAAAAGCCATGCACAAAGCTGGTATGGTCCAGCGTGTTACAAACGAGGTGGAGATTCACTGCCGATTGAAACATCCGTCAATACTTGAG CTGTACAACTACTTTGAGGACAGCAACTATGTGTACTTGGTGGTGGAGATGTGCCACAATGGAGAGATGAGTCGGTACCTCAAAGAGCGGAAGATGCCTTTCTCTGAGGATGAAG CAAGACATTTCATGCATCAAATAGTGAAAGGAATGCTATATTTACATACTCATGGCATCCTGCATCGAGATCTGACCTTGTCCAACCTTTTGCTGACCAGCAACATGAACATTAAGATAGCAGACTTTGGCCTGGCGACTCAGCTCAAGCTCCCAAATGAAAAGCACTTCACCATGTGCGGAACACCCAACTACATCTCTCCAGAGGTGGCCACTCGTAGCGCTCATGGTCTGGAATCAGATGTCTGGTCACTGGGGTGCATGTTCTACGCCTTCCTGATGGGGCGCCCTCCgtttgacacagacacagtcaagCACACCTTATCTAAAGTGGTTCTTGGGGAGTATGAGATGCCTAGTCATGTTTCTGTGGAGGCTCAGgacctgatcctgatcctgcTGCAGAAGGACCCCGCCCAGCGGCCCAGCCTCTCTGCAGTGCTGGACCACCCGTTCATGACCCAGAGCCTGCTGGTCAGGACGAAGGAGCTGGGGTTGGGGGATGAAGGATCCATGGACAGCGGCATCGCCACCATCTCCACAGCTtgcacctcctccacctcagccagcagcagcacccgCCTTCAGAGGAGAACCAAACACATGATTGGCTCTGCCCTACCCAATCGCATGACCCCCATTCCAAGTCTTCCACGCCAACCCGTCAGCTCCTGTTTTGAGGACGGAGACCAGTGGCAAAGGCAGGTCCTGCCAGACAGATTTCACAGGGAGGGCAGGAGCAGGGCGGTTCACGGTGGAGAGAGCGGACAGCCTCACTCTCGCTACCTGAGGAGGGCTCACTCCTCAGACCGCCCTGGCTCTTGTGCATCTGGGCAGGGGTCAAGTCATGAGCTGGAGAGATGTCACTCAGAGGAGACTTTGAATGATGTAGGAAGACCAATCTTCCCCATGTCCTCCTCTCAACACCCATTCTCAGAGCATGGAAGGCTCCCATCTCCTCCTGTCAAACAGTCAGCACA CTCTGGGTATTCATTATCCACACAGACAGCACATCCACCAAACCTGCAATTTCAAGACCTGGAGGGAGTCACCAATTGGCTCAATAATGATg gtTCTGGACAGAGGCCTGCcgacagcagcacacacagcagcagcagcagcagcttccacagcagcagaggacccTTAGGGGTTCACAATTCCTGGACAGACAAGCCCACGGGCCGAGTCGTGAATCCTCATCACAACCAGCACCACCTGCACCACCATCTTTCCTCCAACCCCGACTCGTACAGGGAGAATATACCCGGAGCAGAGTTCCAGCCTCCTCTCGGCAGAGAGTTAAAGCTTCCATCGGCCAAACCAAGCGcggagaaggagaggaagacgCTGAGAGACATAGTCCCGCCTCTGTGCGCATCCAGactgaagcctatcagacagaagacaaaaaatGCTGTT GTGAGCATCCTGGACACAGGTGAAGTGTGTATGGAGCTGTTGAAATGCCAAAGTGGTCAAGAGAGAGTCAAAGAAGTCCTTCGGATTTCCTGTGATGGTTCAATG GTGACAATATACCAGCCTAATAATGGAAAGGGTTTTCCTGTGCTGGACTGCCCTCCCGCTCCTCCAGAGGACATTCTCATTTGTAGCTACGAGGACCTTCCAG AAAAATACTGGAAGAAATACCAGTATGCCTCCAAGTTTGTGCAGCTTGTGAAATCCAAGACTCCTAAAGTGACTCTTTACACCAAGTATGCTAAGATCATGCTAATGGAGAACTCTCCCAACGCAGACCTGGAGGTTTGCTTTTACGATG GAGCAAAGACCCACAAGACGTCAGAGCTGGTGCGAGTGGTGGAGAAGAGTGGGAAGTCATACACGGTGAAGGGGGAGGTGGGGCTGAGCGGCCTGAGCCCAGAGAGCAGGCTGTACGTGGAGCTGTCTGACGAAGGACACAGCATGTGTCTGTCACTAGAGGCCGCCatcacagcagaggagcagcgAAGCACCAAGAACGTCCCATTCTTCCCCATAACTATCGGCAG GAGACCTGCAAACCCAGACTCCCCGTGCTCGTCGTCCCTGCCCTCCCACCCCGCGCCTCCTGATGCAGCTTCACCTCCACAACCTCCACAGATCGCTCCTTCA aTGATCTCCTATGATGGGTCTGATTTCACCACAGCCAGCCTGAGTAAGAAAAGCTCCCCAGTGCGACAGGACCTGGTGCAAAGCACGGGAAAAGTGGTCAAGTCAATATTTGTGCCCAATGTTGGATGGGCGTCCCAG cTGACGAGCGGAGAGGTGTGGGTGCAGTTTAATGACGGCTCTCAGCTGGTGGTTCAGGCTGGAGTCTCCTGCATTACCTACACATCTCCAGAGGGGAAGATCACCAG GTATAAGGAGAACGAAAAGTTGCCTGAGCACGTCAAGGAGAAGCTTCACTGTCTCTCCACCATCCTCGGGCTGTTGGCGAACCCAACAGCACATCACCTACAGCCTCATTAA
- the hspa4l gene encoding heat shock 70 kDa protein 4L: MSVVGIDVGFQNCYIAVARSGGIETIANEYSDRCTPACVSLTSKNRMIGNAAKSQVITNFKNTVHGFKKFHGRAFDDPLVQVEKPKLPYSLHKLPNGNTGIKVRYLDADKVFTVEQITGMLLTKLKETSESALKKPVVDCVISVPSFFTDAERRSVFDATQIAGLNCLRLINDTTAVALAYGIYKQDLPTPEERPRNVVFVDMGHSSFQVSITAFNKGKLKVLATAFDLYLGGRNFDEALVDYFCEEFKIKYKLNVRDNPRALLRLHQECEKLKKLMSANSSDLPLNIECFMNDIDVSSRMNRGHFEEMCAQYLMRVEMPLKSALEQSKLSRDDIYAVEIVGGATRIPAIKERIAKFFCKDISTTLNADEAVARGCALQCAILSPAFKVREFSITDVVPFPITLRWKSPTEDGLGECEVFSKNHAAPFSKVITFHKKEPFDLEAFYSSPQDLPYPDHRIGCFSVQNVVAQPDGDSSKVKVKVRVNVHGIFSVSSASLIEKQKGEGEDMQIDSEPMVQNEGRSEDQTKMQVDQEGQSQGDQQNEENSSSSKEGAPGEKQDPAAGGSKPKVKVKSIDLPIMANNIRQLDSDVLNNFVDYERQMIIQDKLVKELNDAKNAVEEYVYDLRDKLCGVYEKYITEEDSNRLTLMLEDTENWLYEDGEDQPKQVYEEKLDALKRLGQPIQDRHREHEDRPRAFEELGKKLQLYMKFVDSYKQKDERYLHLSPEEMSTVEKCVNESMGWMNSKMNAQSKLAITQDPVVKVADIIAKIQEMEDVCNPVINRPMPTVEEAPEVNDQKSGAHNGPTAKQGAEGKGDAKGSQQTKPGTKEMEVD; the protein is encoded by the exons ATGTCAGTGGTAGGCATTGATGTGGGTTTCCAAAACTGTTACATCGCTGTGGCCAGGAGCGGTGGCATTGAAACCATTGCCAATGAGTACAGTGACAGATGCACACC GGCTTGTGTGTCTTTGACCTCCAAAAACCGCATGATTGGAAATGCAGCCAAAAGTCAA GTTATAACaaacttcaaaaacacagtCCATGGCTTCAAAAAGTTCCACGGCAGAGCATTTGATGACCCACTTGTCCAAGTGGAAAAACCCAAACTGCCTTACAGCTTACATAAGCTACCCAATGGAAACACTGGAATTAAG GTGCGTTATTTGGACGCAGACAAAGTGTTCACAGTCGAGCAGATCACAGGGATGCTGCTCACCAAGCTGAAGGAGACGTCAGAGAGCGCCCTGAAGAAGCCCGTGGTGGACTGTGTCATCTCT GTCCCAAGTTTCTTCACAGATGCGGAGAGACGGTCGGTGTTCGATGCAACTCAAATTGCAGGGCTGAACTGTTTACGGCTTATTAATGACACTACAGCAG TGGCTTTGGCCTATGGGATCTACAAACAGGACCTTCCTACTCCAGAAGAGCGACCTAGAAATGTGGTATTTGTGGACATGGGACATTCATCGTTCCAGGTCTCAATCACGGCCTTCAACAAAGGCAAACTCAAG GTCCTCGCCACAGCGTTTGACTTGTACCTTGGTGGGCGTAATTTCGACGAGGCCCTGGTCGATTACTTCTGCGAGGAGTTCAAGATCAAGTACAAGCTCAACGTGAGGGACAACCCGAGGGCTCTGTTGCGGCTGCACCAGGAGTGCGAGAAACTGAAGAAGCTCATGAGTGCCAACTCCTCCGACCTGCCTCTCAACATAGAGTGCTTCATGAATGACATTGATGTTTCCAGCAGGATGAACAG GGGCCATTTTGAAGAAATGTGCGCTCAATATCTGATGAGAGTAGAAATGCCTCTGAAATCTGCCCTTGAACAATCAA AGCTAAGCCGGGATGATATCTATGCAGTGGAGATAGTCGGAGGAGCCACAAGAATTCCGGCCATCAAAGAAAGGATTGCCAAGTTTTTCTGCAAAGACATCAGCACCACACTCAACGCAGACGAAGCTGTAGCAAGAGGCTGTGCACTTCAG TGTGCAATTTTGTCTCCAGCATTCAAAGTGCGTGAATTCTCCATCACTGATGTGGTTCCCTTTCCCATTACTCTTCGCTGGAAATCACCAACAGAGGATGGACTGGG AGAGTGTGAGGTGTTCAGTAAGAATCATGCTGCTCCGTTTTCCAAAGTGATCACCTTCCACAAGAAGGAGCCCTTTGACCTTGAAGCCTTCTACAGCAGCCCTCAAGATCTCCCGTACCCAGACCACAGGATAG GATGTTTTTCAGTACAGAATGTGGTTGCCCAACCAGATGGAGACAGCTCTAAAGTGAAGGTCAAAGTGCGCGTCAACGTCCACGGCATCTTCAGCGTGTCCAGCGCTTCTCTGATTGAGAAgcagaaaggagagggagaggacatgCAAATTGACTCTGAGCCAATGGTGCAGAATGAAGGCAGATCAGAGGACCAG aCCAAAATGCAGGTGGACCAGGAAGGCCAGAGCCAGGGGGATCAGCAGAACGAGGAGAACAGTTCCAGCAGTAAG GAGGGAGCCCCCGGGGAAAAGCAGGACCCAGCAGCAGGGGGAAGCAAGCCCAAAGTCAAGGTGAAGAGTATTGATCTGCCCATCATGGCCAACAACATTCGACAGCTCGACAGCGATGTCCTTAACAACTTTGTGGATTATGAG CGTCAGATGATTATACAGGACAAACTGGTGAAAGAGCTGAATGATGCTAAAAATGCTGTGGAGGAGTATGTATACGATCTGCGGGACAAACTCTGTGGGGTGTATGAAAAGTATATCACAGAGGAG GACAGTAACCGGTTGACACTGATGCTGGAGGACACAGAGAACTGGCTGTATGAGGACGGGGAGGACCAACCCAAACAAGTCTATGAGGAGAAGCTAGATGCACTcaag AGGTTGGGTCAGCCCATTCAGGATCGACACAGAGAGCATGAGGACAGACCGAGGGCTTTTGAGGAACTGGGAAAGAAGCTGCAACTCTACATGAAGTTTGTGGATTCCTATAAACAGAAG GATGAGCGATACCTACATTTGAGTCCAGAGGAAATGAGCACTGTGGAGAagtgtgtgaatgaaagcaTGGGCTGGATGAACAGCAAGATGAATGCACAGAGCAAACTTGCTATAACTCAAGACCCTGTTGTTAAAGTCGCAGACATCATTGCGAAAATACAG GAAATGGAAGATGTATGCAACCCAGTGATCAACAGGCCAATGCCCACGGTAGAGGAGGCCCCTGAAGTGAATGACCAAAAAAGTGGAGCTCACAACGGCCCGACAGCCAAGCAGGGAGCAGAAGGGAAGGGAGACGCAAAGGGAAGCCAGCAGACGAAGCCTGGAACGAAAGAGATGGAGGTGGACTGA
- the chmp3 gene encoding charged multivesicular body protein 3: MGLFGRTPEKPPKDLINEWSQKIRKEMRVIDRQIRDIQREQEKVKRSIKDAAKKGQKDVCVVLAKEMIQSKRAVTKLYASKAHMNSVLLSMKNQLAVLRVAGALQKSTEVMKAMQSLVKVPEIQATMRELSKEMMKAGIIEEMLEDTFESMEDGEEMEEAAEEEVDKILFEITAGALGKAPSKVVDALPEMETAGATAASEDESEEDIEAMQSRLAALRS, encoded by the exons ATGGGACTGTTTGGCAGAACACCGGAGAAACCACCAAAAGATCTG ATTAATGAATGGTCTCAGAAAATCAGGAAGGAAATGAGAGTGATTGACAGACAAATCCGAG ATATTCAAAGGGAacaagaaaaagttaaaagatcCATCAAAGATGCTGCTAAAAAGGGCCagaaggatgtgtgtgtggtcctcGCAAAGGAGATGATTCAGTCGAAACGAGCTGTCACAAAACTTTACGCCTCTAAAGCTCACATGAACTCTGTGCTGCTCAGCATGAAGAATCAGCTCG CTGTACTACGTGTAGCCGGGGCACTGCAGAAGAGCACAGAGGTCATGAAAGCCATGCAGAGCCTAGTCAAAGTCCCAGAGATCCAGGCAACCATGAGGGAGCTATCCAAAGAGATGATGAAG GCTGGCATCATTGAGGAAATGCTGGAAGACACATTTGAGAGCATGGAAGatggagaagagatggaggaagcagcagaggaggaagttgaCAAGATCCTCTTCGAGATCACAGCAG GTGCCCTGGGCAAAGCGCCAAGCAAAGTTGTGGATGCATTGCCTGAAATGGAGACTGCTGGAGCCACGGCAGCTTCAGAGGATGAATCAGAGGAGGACATTGAAGCGATGCAGTCAAGACTGGCAGCTCTGAGGAGCTAA
- the reep1 gene encoding receptor expression-enhancing protein 1, with product MDNSYVPLTVYPASRCRLCASRRCCLDAPVIWMKLLPADSASCRLSSAMVSWIISRLVVLVFGTLYPAYSSYKAVKSKDVREYVKWMMYWIIFALFTTVEVFTDMFLCWLPFYYELKIAFVVWLLSPYTKGSSVLYRKFVHPTLSSKEKDIDEYICQAKDKSYDTLVHFGRKGLNVAATAAVMAATKGQGVLSDRLRSFSMQDLSSYQSDSVNSGPDTTQPAAAQHRTRTMMRSKSESYNKGQDFDMTEYEVLGLDQWDSKESPSQTISPSESESTPITPSLTSQSTPPSPPATPSPPPTPPVPEQPEEVGKGVQAALSSPQLRLTKRKAPEPPLRVLRPLTRSRSALSSNNEAM from the exons ATGGATAACAGTTACGTTCCGCTTACTGTTTATCCTGCATCACGTTGCCGCCTGTGTGCGTCCAGACGCTGCTGCCTGGACGCGCCTGTCATCTGGATGAAACTCCTCCCCGCAGACAGCGCGTCCTGTCGCCTCTCCAGCGCAATGGTCTCCTGGATCATCTCTAGGCTTGTGGT acTTGTGTTTGGTACACTATATCCTGCATACTCCTCTTATAAAGCTGTGAAATCAAAAGATGTGAGAGAATAT GTGAAATGGATGATGTACTGGATAATATTTGCCCTATTCACGACTGTGGAAGTATTTACAGATATGTTTCTTTGTTG GCTTCCTTTCTACTATGAACTGAAGATAGCCTTTGTGGTGTGGCTGTTGTCCCCTTATACTAAAGGCTCCAGTGTGCTGTACAGGAAGTTTGTCCATCCCACACTTTCCTCAAAAGAAAAG GACATTGATGAGTACATCTGCCAAGCCAAGGACAAAAGCTATGACACACTGGTGCATTTTGGGAGAAAAGGGCTAAATGttgcagccacagctgcagtCATGGCTGCAACAAAG GGCCAAGGAGTCCTGTCCGACAGACTGAGGAGTTTCAGCATGCAGGATTTGTCTTCCTACCAGTCTGACTCTGTTAACTCCGGCCCTGATACCACGcagcctgcagcagcacagcatcGGACCAGAACTATGATGCGCAGCAAGTCAGAGAGCTACAACAAGG GACAGGATTTTGACATGACTGAATATGAGGTGTTGGGGCTGGACCAATGGGACTCCAAGGAGTCGCCGTCCCAGACCATTTCACCCTCTGAGTCTGAGTCCACACCCATTACACCCTCACTGACATCCCAGTCCACTCCACCCTCTCCACCTGCCACGccctctccacctcccactCCCCCAGTCCCGGAGCAGCCTGAGGAGGTGGGGAAAGGGGTGCAGGCAGCGTTGAGCTCTCCACAGCTCAGACTGACTAAGAGGAAGGCTCCTGAG CCTCCTCTTAGAGTTTTAAGGCCTCTCACAAGATCCAGGAGTGCTCTTTCTTCGAACAATGAAGCCATGTGA
- the mrpl35 gene encoding 39S ribosomal protein L35, mitochondrial: MGVKKIEIVQTGFRTYVTIQEKMAAVLARRVSGLLRPLSASLCARTPQLCQLSSLTLTPTLYSAAAAAVRAPLRAAMCQTPRYNILQRVSALVPSLTVQPSRSLTYYSLKKGKRKTVKSVTERFMRLHCGLWIRRKAGYKKKLWKKKPARRKRLREIVFCNKTQSKLLDKMTTSFWKRRNWYLNDPYMKYHDRVNLKV, encoded by the exons ATGGGCGTCAAAAAAATTGAGATTGTCCAAACAGGATTCCGTACCTACGTCACCATTCAGGAAAAGATGGCGGCCGTCCTGGCAAGGAGGGTGTCCG GGCTGCTGAGGccactctctgcctctctatGTGCCAGGACACCACAGCTTTGTCAGCTCTCCAGCCTTACCCTGACTCCGACGCTCTACAGCGCCGCTGCAGCCGCTGTCCGCGCCCCTCTGCGGGCTGCAATGTGTCAGACACCCCGGTACAACATCCTGCAACG tGTATCAGCTCTTGTTCCCAGTCTGACTGTACAGCCAAGCAGAAGTCTGACATACTACAGTCTGaagaagggaaagaggaagactGTAAAATCGGTCACAGAAAGGTTCATGAGGCTGCATTGTGGACTTTGGATCAGACGCAAG GCTGGATACAAGAAGAAACTGTGGAAGAAGAAACCTGCCAGACGAAAGCGCCTGAGGGAGATCGTGTTCTGtaacaaaacacagagcaagCTTTTGGATAAAATGACAACTTCTTTTTGGAAGAGGAGGAACTGGTATCTCAATGATCCATATATGAAGTACCATGACCGGGTCAACCTCAAAGTGTAA